TCTGATTAAGTCCCAAAGTTTGCGACAATACACGCATTATTTGGAACCGGTAGAAAACGATGAAACAGCAAACATTTGCCGCGGGGGAATTTGAGCAATTTCGAAAACCAACCCGGCGAGAGAAGTTTCTCTCGGAGATGGATGCTGTGGTTCCATGGGATCAGCTTTGTGAGCTCATCGAACCCCACTACCCCAAAGCGGGAAACGGGCGCCCCCCCATTGAACTGGAACGGATGTTGCGCATCTACTTCCTCCAACACTGGTTCAACTTGTCGGATCCAGGCGCCGAGGAAGCGTTGTATGAATCTCGCTCCATGTGTCTTTTCGCCGGCATTGACCTTGGGCGTGAGCCGGTTCCCGACGAGACGACGATTCTCAATTTTCGTCATCTGCTGGA
The nucleotide sequence above comes from Pseudomonadota bacterium. Encoded proteins:
- a CDS encoding transposase — protein: MKQQTFAAGEFEQFRKPTRREKFLSEMDAVVPWDQLCELIEPHYPKAGNGRPPIELERMLRIYFLQHWFNLSDPGAEEALYESRSMCLFAGIDLGREPVPDETTILNFRHLL